A genomic stretch from Deinococcus aerophilus includes:
- a CDS encoding queuosine precursor transporter, producing the protein MTQINPTLLIILVSIYIGAELVSNVTAGRLVQVGSFIFPGAIFLYALTFTLRDAIHTAGGWSSAKALIWGGFAANALLAGYGLLVNALPKPGFFNTDAYQVVFGATLRVVMASLAAYLISTLIDALIFERLKQRGVAVQVIASNAVSTTLDTIIFITLAFAGTGAPLLNLMVGQIILKMLISLLLIPLVRWVRTQVTDAPKVESSVLSGAVTR; encoded by the coding sequence ATGACCCAAATCAATCCCACACTCCTCATCATCTTGGTCTCCATCTACATCGGTGCAGAACTCGTCAGCAACGTCACGGCCGGTCGGCTTGTCCAGGTCGGATCATTTATCTTCCCCGGCGCCATATTCCTGTACGCGCTGACCTTCACCCTGCGCGACGCCATTCACACGGCAGGCGGTTGGAGCAGTGCCAAAGCCCTGATTTGGGGAGGTTTTGCCGCTAACGCTTTGCTCGCCGGCTACGGCTTGCTTGTGAATGCCCTGCCCAAACCGGGTTTCTTCAACACAGACGCCTACCAGGTGGTATTCGGGGCCACCCTCCGTGTCGTGATGGCCAGTCTTGCGGCGTACCTGATCAGTACCTTGATCGACGCACTGATCTTTGAACGCCTGAAACAGCGCGGGGTGGCCGTCCAGGTCATTGCATCGAACGCTGTCAGTACCACCCTCGACACGATCATCTTCATCACCCTGGCTTTCGCCGGCACAGGCGCGCCTCTGCTGAACCTGATGGTGGGGCAGATTATTTTGAAAATGCTGATCAGCCTTCTGTTGATTCCGTTGGTTCGCTGGGTGCGGACGCAGGTGACGGACGCGCCGAAGGTCGAGTCCAGCGTGCTGAGTGGGGCGGTGACCCGCTAA
- a CDS encoding tyrosine-type recombinase/integrase, with product MRRRSNEGTIHPVYHEDHRTGYRGLASYRDPETGRQRRRSVTRKTRSETERALKILIDQLPRGGGQRARTALPASFPPSTRPETLHALLERWLDYKRRDVRPSTYRDYVHTLRFVLPVLGERSLSSLTALDVEHLAQTLHRAHAPKTAGRMLGQLRMVLRQAVVWQLLAVNVAQYVRKPKAPRPEVQVWTAVQVTRFLTAARGHRLCPLFALAVTTGMRKGSCWRCSGATLTCRSTNPPCVITW from the coding sequence ATGCGTAGACGAAGCAACGAGGGCACCATCCATCCCGTGTACCACGAAGACCACCGGACCGGATACCGGGGTCTGGCGAGTTACCGGGACCCAGAAACCGGGCGGCAGCGACGCCGGTCGGTGACCCGCAAGACCCGGTCCGAAACGGAGCGGGCGCTGAAGATCCTGATAGACCAGTTGCCCCGGGGTGGTGGCCAGCGGGCACGCACGGCGCTGCCTGCCTCGTTCCCGCCCTCTACCCGGCCGGAGACCCTGCATGCCCTGCTCGAGCGCTGGCTGGACTACAAGCGCCGTGACGTGCGTCCGTCCACGTACCGCGATTACGTCCACACGCTGCGGTTCGTCCTTCCCGTGCTGGGCGAGCGCTCTCTGAGCAGCCTCACGGCGCTCGACGTCGAGCACCTGGCGCAGACCCTGCACCGCGCGCACGCCCCGAAGACAGCGGGCCGTATGCTGGGCCAGCTCCGGATGGTGCTGCGTCAGGCCGTGGTGTGGCAACTGCTCGCGGTGAACGTGGCCCAGTATGTCCGCAAACCGAAGGCGCCGAGACCGGAAGTGCAGGTCTGGACGGCCGTGCAGGTGACCCGCTTTCTCACGGCCGCCCGCGGCCACCGGCTCTGTCCCCTCTTTGCGCTGGCCGTCACGACGGGCATGCGCAAGGGGAGCTGCTGGCGCTGCAGTGGGGCGACATTGACCTGCAGATCCACGAACCCGCCGTGCGTCATAACCTGGTGA
- a CDS encoding tyrosine-type recombinase/integrase, whose protein sequence is MRHNLVRNEAGQYAVRLPKKGAGLRRLVLAPDIVLALQRHLREEHRRRRAPAPGDFVFTAGSGNHVQPRHLDRTFRALTRDAGLPRIRFHDLRHTAASLLIRQGVPAKVVAALPLDVLLGASAERSAALSPESVTDAQRGADALRTLHAALGNFLRQAPAWAQEVAFAGLARRPAAVTRRR, encoded by the coding sequence GTGCGTCATAACCTGGTGAGGAACGAGGCCGGACAGTACGCCGTGAGACTTCCGAAGAAGGGCGCGGGCCTGCGCAGGCTCGTGCTGGCGCCCGACATCGTCCTCGCCCTGCAGCGCCACTTGCGGGAAGAGCACCGGAGGCGCCGCGCGCCGGCGCCGGGGGACTTCGTGTTCACCGCCGGCTCGGGCAACCACGTCCAGCCGCGCCATCTGGACCGCACCTTCCGCGCCCTGACGCGGGACGCCGGCCTACCGCGCATCCGTTTCCACGATTTGCGCCACACTGCGGCGAGTCTACTGATCCGTCAGGGTGTGCCGGCGAAAGTGGTGGCCGCCCTGCCGCTGGACGTGTTGCTGGGCGCCTCGGCGGAACGTTCGGCCGCCCTGTCACCCGAGTCGGTTACGGACGCCCAGCGGGGGGCCGATGCCCTGCGCACCCTGCATGCGGCGCTGGGCAACTTTCTTCGTCAGGCTCCCGCGTGGGCACAGGAGGTCGCCTTCGCCGGTCTGGCCAGACGACCCGCGGCGGTGACACGCCGGCGATGA
- a CDS encoding ParB/RepB/Spo0J family partition protein has translation MTRPRPRRQRTVAGLLGDLPSDLSRPDAVTVLAVADLRPGSAQPRRSFADAGLASLAASIRQQGVLQPLLVRPVDGGHEIVAGERRWRAAQLAGLDEVPVVVRSLDDREARMAALLENLQREDLNLIDEVDAKLELAAAALGLPRDDARRRLIRLTKEEAGEQTAALDAVFGPMGESWSSFAKNKLRILGWPEVVLEALRGGLALTLASVVVGAPEAHHVRLIDLARQGASRSELQAEARRLSDPSPAPSAAAQVARKLGSRRFLNDLKPDERRAVDRWLARMPEVLKDR, from the coding sequence GTGACCCGCCCGCGTCCCCGGCGCCAGCGCACCGTGGCCGGACTGCTGGGCGACCTCCCGAGCGACCTCAGCCGACCGGACGCGGTCACCGTCCTGGCCGTCGCCGATCTGCGGCCCGGCTCTGCCCAGCCGCGGCGCAGTTTCGCAGACGCTGGCCTGGCCAGCCTGGCGGCGAGCATCCGCCAGCAGGGGGTGCTGCAGCCGCTGCTCGTGCGCCCGGTGGACGGCGGTCACGAGATCGTTGCCGGTGAGCGGCGCTGGCGGGCAGCGCAGCTCGCCGGGCTGGACGAGGTGCCGGTGGTCGTCCGCAGCCTGGACGACCGGGAAGCGCGCATGGCGGCCCTGCTCGAGAACCTGCAGCGCGAGGACCTCAATCTGATCGACGAGGTGGACGCCAAGCTCGAGCTGGCCGCCGCCGCCCTGGGCCTGCCGCGAGACGATGCCCGCCGCCGCCTGATCCGGCTGACCAAGGAAGAGGCGGGCGAACAGACCGCCGCGCTCGACGCCGTGTTCGGGCCGATGGGGGAGAGCTGGTCGTCGTTTGCCAAGAACAAACTGCGCATCCTGGGCTGGCCCGAGGTGGTACTCGAAGCGCTGCGCGGTGGACTGGCCCTGACGCTCGCCTCGGTGGTGGTTGGTGCGCCCGAGGCGCACCACGTCCGCCTGATCGACCTGGCCCGACAGGGCGCGTCACGCAGCGAACTGCAGGCTGAGGCCCGGCGGCTGAGCGATCCATCCCCGGCCCCCAGCGCAGCGGCCCAGGTGGCCCGCAAGCTGGGCAGCCGGCGCTTCTTGAATGACCTCAAGCCCGACGAACGCAGGGCCGTGGACCGCTGGCTCGCCCGGATGCCCGAGGTGCTCAAGGACCGGTGA
- a CDS encoding ParA family protein, translating into MITVTVFNHAGGAGKTSLTLNVGHELALGGLRVLLIDLDPQANLTGWLGVDGVVREQTVYPVAVDGQPLPAPVRVHGLDLIPAQVGLAVAEGQMMGRVGAQGRLRRALQDVQDRYDVVLIDSPPSLGQLAILGALAADRMVVPVPTRQKGVDALPGLQGAFAEYREVRPDLTVALYVPTLYDSRRLHDREVLADLRAHLSPIATPVPQREAVWLDSTAQGAPVGVYAPGSPVHADIKVLTADVARAVGLTYAGSVA; encoded by the coding sequence ATGATCACCGTCACGGTTTTTAACCATGCTGGGGGCGCAGGAAAAACCAGCCTGACCCTCAACGTGGGCCACGAGCTGGCCCTCGGCGGCCTGCGGGTCCTTCTGATCGACCTCGACCCCCAGGCCAACCTCACCGGCTGGCTGGGCGTGGACGGGGTGGTCCGTGAGCAGACCGTCTATCCGGTGGCTGTGGACGGTCAGCCGCTGCCCGCACCGGTCCGGGTCCACGGTCTGGATCTGATTCCGGCCCAGGTGGGGCTGGCAGTCGCCGAGGGGCAGATGATGGGCCGGGTGGGCGCACAGGGCCGCCTGCGCCGTGCGCTGCAGGACGTCCAGGACCGCTACGACGTGGTCCTGATCGACAGTCCGCCCAGCCTGGGGCAGCTCGCCATCCTGGGTGCGCTGGCCGCCGACCGCATGGTCGTTCCCGTGCCTACCCGCCAGAAGGGCGTCGACGCCCTGCCCGGCCTGCAGGGAGCCTTCGCCGAGTACCGCGAGGTCCGCCCCGACCTCACGGTGGCGCTGTACGTGCCCACCCTGTACGACTCGCGGCGGTTACACGACCGCGAGGTCCTCGCCGACCTGCGGGCCCACCTCTCCCCCATCGCCACGCCGGTGCCGCAGCGTGAGGCCGTCTGGCTTGACTCCACGGCCCAGGGCGCGCCGGTGGGAGTGTACGCCCCGGGCAGTCCGGTACACGCGGACATCAAGGTGCTGACCGCCGACGTGGCGCGCGCCGTGGGACTGACCTACGCCGGGAGCGTGGCGTGA
- a CDS encoding CPBP family glutamic-type intramembrane protease, with amino-acid sequence MNRTERRDSRTIESSGQARAVVASAVLFGALHLGNLLYRDPAIVAAQVVGAFCFGLAFAALRMPCGS; translated from the coding sequence ATGAACCGTACGGAGAGAAGGGACTCACGGACGATCGAAAGCAGTGGTCAGGCGCGCGCAGTGGTGGCGTCGGCAGTCCTGTTCGGCGCGCTGCACCTCGGGAACCTGCTGTACCGCGATCCGGCGATCGTTGCCGCTCAAGTGGTGGGGGCCTTCTGTTTCGGCCTGGCCTTCGCAGCACTGCGAATGCCCTGTGGATCTTGA
- a CDS encoding replication initiator protein A: protein MTDKQRSSFDDLNWGRLNLVSAQDQLAGQNSWRVTYQDGERLVRVSCRALPELGVPHGIDNDVSSALIDHYMSIGLPDDGIMTLAVSELMQLAGFHRNGKYRGMLSTSLDRLHTTSYEIGGGWRDHPNRRWTTAKFHFIELLEYTHQGESGRFDERSMLRLRLAEQLVASLRSGYTKPLNIEFMQSLSRPRTRIIFRLLDAMRYHPESPDELVDEYEVGLIELAEQCKLPNVRPDAVRRALEKPHEELLRRGYLRQIVVTGRGREQRLRYEFSPDFTPVSPTLLHRLRMHGVTDGVSRQLARQYTTSVLIGRIELFERLVRSGQLTVRKTAAHALVHLIKNADQYPDSQAGKVITVKPESSRPRPEREAETTPALPGWAEELAGLAPDAAAVFTAKRISLLYTRKFSLSELDTVRDLVTQGRLDPAPLIESAHHRLATLDAQGFVDDLKERLRAEEQREEQAL from the coding sequence GTGACTGACAAACAGCGCAGCAGTTTCGATGACCTGAACTGGGGCCGGCTCAACCTGGTCTCGGCACAGGACCAGCTGGCCGGACAGAATTCCTGGCGGGTGACCTATCAGGACGGAGAGCGCCTCGTGCGGGTCTCCTGCAGGGCCCTGCCCGAGTTGGGTGTCCCTCACGGTATCGACAACGACGTCAGCAGCGCGCTGATCGACCACTACATGAGCATCGGATTGCCCGACGACGGCATCATGACGCTGGCGGTGTCTGAGCTGATGCAGCTCGCTGGCTTTCACCGCAACGGCAAGTACCGGGGGATGCTCTCGACCAGTCTGGACCGGCTGCACACGACCTCGTACGAGATCGGTGGAGGCTGGAGGGACCATCCCAACCGGCGCTGGACCACGGCGAAATTCCATTTCATCGAGTTGCTGGAATACACGCATCAGGGCGAGTCGGGCAGATTCGATGAACGGAGCATGCTCAGACTCCGACTCGCGGAGCAGCTGGTAGCCTCTCTGCGGAGCGGCTACACCAAGCCCCTCAACATTGAGTTCATGCAGTCGCTGTCCAGGCCGCGCACCCGCATTATTTTTCGCCTGCTCGACGCAATGCGCTACCATCCCGAATCTCCTGACGAGCTGGTCGATGAATATGAGGTCGGATTGATCGAACTGGCCGAGCAGTGCAAATTGCCGAACGTCCGTCCCGACGCCGTGAGGCGGGCCCTCGAGAAACCGCACGAGGAGCTGCTGCGCCGCGGTTACCTGCGCCAGATCGTCGTCACGGGCCGGGGCCGGGAGCAGCGCCTGAGGTATGAGTTTTCGCCGGATTTCACGCCGGTCAGTCCCACTCTCCTCCACCGGCTGCGCATGCACGGCGTGACCGACGGGGTCTCCAGGCAGCTGGCCCGTCAGTACACCACCTCTGTGCTGATCGGCCGCATCGAGCTGTTCGAGCGGCTCGTCCGGTCTGGCCAGCTCACGGTCCGCAAGACGGCGGCGCACGCCCTGGTCCACCTGATCAAGAACGCCGACCAGTACCCGGACAGTCAAGCCGGCAAGGTCATCACAGTGAAGCCAGAGTCATCGCGTCCTCGCCCTGAACGGGAAGCAGAGACAACCCCCGCCCTCCCCGGTTGGGCCGAGGAACTCGCCGGCCTAGCGCCGGACGCCGCCGCAGTGTTCACAGCCAAGCGGATCTCGCTGCTGTACACCCGCAAATTCAGCCTTTCTGAGCTCGACACGGTGCGCGATCTGGTGACGCAGGGGCGACTGGATCCAGCCCCGCTGATCGAGTCGGCGCACCATCGGCTGGCCACCCTCGACGCCCAGGGCTTCGTGGACGATCTCAAAGAGCGGCTAAGGGCTGAAGAACAACGAGAAGAACAGGCCCTCTGA